In Nostoc edaphicum CCNP1411, the sequence TCACCAAATTTCTGGACTACTCTGTTTAAAACTTCTCGATATTTGAGATATTCTCCTGTTTCCAGTTCTGCTTCAAATTCCGCAAAAATTTTGAGAATTTCTTTGTCATCCAGATTAGTGTCATGTACCAGCAGAAGTGGCTTTAGCACCCCTAAAATACCATTTTCCCAATCAATCAAGGTTCCGTAACAATCGAAAGTTAAAGTCTTGTACTGATTTAATTCAATCACCTTTTTATACTCCAGGGGTTGATCAATGGTGTTCAGTTTTCACAAACTAAAACATGGGTTAACCCATTTGTATTGGCACAGCCCGCCGCAGGCATCGCCACATTTGCTACTCTTAAAGTCTCTAAACATTTCTTCGGTATCAAAGCAGAGTTGAAGTAGGTAGATAATAAAGTACCAAACTATGTGAAGATAAGCAGATAGATTGGAACAATAAAATTAAGGTATCTCAATCAAAGGTAAAGTAGGCTAAAACCCTGTAGTTTATTGCTTTCAGCATAGCTGCTTGCTACGTTATTTATAACGACGAATATTTACACCGGCCTACTTTCAGTGTGGGATAATGTTATCCCACAGAGGAAATTATTCCTAAGTATAGTTTGTATGGATGTTAAATTTCAGGATACACAAGCGAATACCACTGAAAAATTAAACTCAACTAAACAGCTATTTGATAGCAAGCCAACCGTGAATTTTTCGGTAGCAGAGGCAGTAGTAAAAATCCTGGGAGATATGGGAGTGCAGTATGCCTTTGGTGTTTCGGGAGGCGCGATCGCCCCAGTGTGGGCAGCGTTACACCAAAGTTCCATCCAGGTGTTGCACTTTCGGCATGAAGCCGGAGCAGCTTTTGCGGCTATTGAGGCGCACTTTGCTAGCGATCGCCCGGTTGTGGTATTCACTACCACAGGGCCAGGGATCACTAATGCTTTAACAGGGCTGTTGGCTGCCCGTTGGGAGGGAGCTAAGGTAATTTTCGTATCAGCTTCGACCTCTTCACCACAGCGTGGCCGCTGGGCTTGTCAAGAAACTAGCAACTACACCATGCCTAGTGCAGGTATTTTTACTTCGGGAACAATATTCCATTATGCGACAACCCTCGAATCCAGCGATGAACTTCCAGAGGTTGCTCGAAGAATTGCTCTTGGTCTAGGACAACCAGGAGGATTTGTAGCTCATCTCAGTATTCCAGCAAACATCCAAACAAGTTCAGTAAATCCATCTTTGCCACGAGTCACTTTGTCTCAGTCTGCGGCAACAGCAAGTGAGGAGACAATAGCCAAATGTGTCCACTTACTCTCTGAGGAGTCGTTTGCAATCTGGATAGGCTTTGGGGCACGGGGTGCTGCAAAAGAGATTCGCCAGCTTGCTGAGAGAACAGGGGCTGGCGTAATGTGTTCGCCACGAGCTAAGGGTATTTTTCCTGAAGATCATCCTCAGTTTGTAGGCGTTACCGGCTTTGGTGGGCATGAGTCTGTTTTCAGGTACATGAGGGAGCAACGTCCAAGGCACATCCTGGTATTAGGAACACGTCTTGGCGAACTAACATCATTTTGGAACCCTGAGATGATCCCTAGGCGTAGTTTTTTGCATGTTGATATAGACCCAAAAGTTCCAGGAAGCGCATATCCATCTGTTGAGACGTTTGCGATCCACTCTGATGTGGGAGTTTTTTGTAAGGCATTACTGAAATATTTTCCAGATCGTTCTGGTATGTCAAAAGTTCGGTCACTGCCGAAATCTAAGCGAAATTCAATCCATCCGCGTGCTAATGGTAAAGTACGACCAGATGTGCTTATGAATATGATTCAACAGGTGATTGTTGAACAGAGCAATGCAGTTGTCATGACCGAGGTGGGTAACTCTCTGGTTTGGGCAATTCACCTGTTGCGATTTGCCGAATCGTCTCGTTTCCGGGTCAGCACTGGCTTCGGGTCTATGGGACATTTTGTGACTGGTGTCCTGGGTACTGCTTTAGCATCGAATGGGAAGGCAGTTGCTATTGTCGGGGACGGTGCTATGCTCATGAGCAGTGAGGTAAACACTGCGGTAGCCTACCAAATTCCTGTCGTCTGGATTGTACTCAACGATGGGCGCTACAATATGTGCGAACAGGGGATGGCGTATTTGGGTTTCAAGGACGTGGATGCAACGATTCCCCAAGCGAATTTTGTCAAGATTGCTCAGGGTATGGGAGCCGAAGGTATACGCGTTGAAACAGAGTACGAGATCCAGGCAGCGTTAGAAAAAGCGATCGCAGCCACTGGGCCATTTGTGGTTGATGTAATCATAGATCACACCCAAATAGCACCCGCTCAAAGTCGCAATCAAAGCCTAATTTCACAGGGCGCTACCAACTATTAAGATAAAAGAAAGTTTTTTATATGGTGCATTCTCCAGTAGGTATTCGCTCAGTTGCACTAAGTTTTCCAACTATTAGACGTACCAATAACTATTACTTAGAAAAGTACCCTGAGCTAATAGCTCAGGCTGAACAAAAAGGATTGGCAAGGATGTTTTCGCTAACTGGAACCCCTCCAGCTAACGAATTTGATATGGAGATGTTGCCTTATCTCTCAGATCCCTTTCGTGGTACTATTGAGCGCTGGCTGCTGAGTCATGAGGAGTCTTCATTAACCTTAGAATATCGCGCAGCAACAGATGCCTTGAATGCAGCCAAACTTTCTGTTAATGATATTGATTTGATGATTGTGGCCTCAGTTTGGCCTGAACAGATTGGATTTGGCAATGCCGCCTTTCTTGCCCGTAAACTTGGTCTTGTAGGTGCTGCATGGAATCTTGATGGAACATGTGGAAGTACGCCAGTTGCACTTCAAACTGCCTGTGCTTTGGTGCGATCTGGAGATTATCGCAATGTACTCGTAGTGATTTCGTGTTCGTACTCTCGCGTTTTTGACGAGCAAGATACTGTGTCTTGGTTTCTTGGTGATGGTGCTGGAGCCTTTGTAGTCAGTTCACTTGAAGGAAATCAGGGTATCCTTGGTACCAAGACAGTCCATACAGGTGCGCTGTGTGAGGTCGTATCTGCTGAACTGACAAAGGATGAGCAAGGAAATTCACGATTCCGTATGCAGACTGGTAAGGGTGCGAAGGCTCTACGCGAAACGGCTGCGGAGTTTCTTTCTATATGTTGTGAGGGTGCGATCGCATCTGCTGGTGTAACCTTAGAGCAAATCGACTTTTTTCTTTTCAATACCCCTACTGCTTGGATGACACGCTTCTGCACTCGCCTACTCGGTATTGATCCAGAACGTACAATCAATCTCTACCCTCTATATGCAAATATAGGCCCAGTACTGACTGTAGCAAATTTGTACCATGCTGCACATTTGGGTAAGATTCACGAAAATGACTTAGTTCTCATTTATGGTTCTGGTGCAGCAGGTGTTGCTTCTGCAAGTGTAATGCGCTGGGGTAATGTGGCGTTAGCCCCTCACCCTCTTGAAAGTTTTAAATTAGCCAAAAAAGCTCTCTAGAAAGGAGCGAGATTTTTCCCAAAATATCTTTACAAGTTTTAAATTAGATTAAGGAATTAACTGTGCAAAGACAAATTATAACAACAGGATTTTTGCTTTTATCTTTGATATCTCCACTCAAAGTATTAGCAAAAGATTATGAAAATATTTATGTCTTTGGAGACAGTTTATCTGATATTGGTAATGTGTTTAATGCCACTAATGGAATTATTCCCCCAAGTCCAACCTACTCTAATGGGCGTTTTTCTAATGGCCCAATTTGGGTTGATTATCTTGCCTCTGATCTAGGATTAACATTAAATCTGAATAATAACTTTGCTTTTGGTGGCGCAACTACAGGAACTGAGAATATCGGTTTGGCTACTTTACCAGGATTGCAGCAACAGATAAATAACTTTGTAGCAGCAGAAACTGCTGATCCTAATGCTCTATATATTATTTGGGCTGGTACTAATGACTACCTAAGTTACTTTTTCGATGGTGAGCCAAATCCTAGCAATACAGTGGCAAATTTATCAACAGCGTTGACATCACTTGTTGCTGATGGTGCTAGAGATATCATGGTGGTAAACTTACCGGATTTGGGAAAATCGCCTTTTGCAAATTTCACTAGTCAACGTTCGAACTTATTCAACACATTCAGCAGTGAACATAACTCTAGCTTAAATACAGAACTCCAAGTTTTGAACCAACAATTAAGTCCCGATGTCAACATTATAGAACTGAATGTTAATTCCCTATTTGATAGGATCATTGCTGCTCCAGAGGAATTCGGTTTTACAAACGTTACTAACTCTTGTATTAGCAAAGACTTATCAGTAGTGTTTATAGATGTTCCCACACAACAAGTTTCCTGTAACCCTGAAGAATTTTTGTTTTGGGACGAAGTGCATCCTACAACTACTGCTCATAAGCTAATTGGAGAATTAGCATTCTCAGCACTTAAGCCAGTACCAGTACCCGAACCATCTCTTGGATTAGGAATGCTAGCATACAGCATTTTAGGTGCAGTTTCGCTATTGAAAAGCAGAATAACTAATTGAATTAGCACTTGTTTGCAAGCTGGTTTGGCTCTGTATTCTAACTCTAATATTTAAGTCTCCTTTAATACTCAACTGCTCCTAAAGTTTTTAAAGTATCCTTCTGAGACTCAGTTAACCCGCTTATGCTAGCTATATTCATTCCCTCGTAAGGATTTTTACTTTTCAAAGTTTTCAAACATTCACCTGTTTGTACATCCCAAATCTTAATTGTTTCATCTTCACTACAACTGACCACAGTCTGATCATCGGAACTAAAGGTAACTGACCAAACCCATCTAGTATGTCCTAATAAAGTTCTTAAACACCTACCTGTGTTAACGTCCCAAAGCTTAACTGTTTGATCGCCACTGCCACTCACCAGTATGCGACCATCCGAACTAAAAGCAACTGAATACACAGTATTTGTATGGTCTTGCAAAGTTCTAAGACACTGACCAGTGCTGACATCCCAGAGTTTAATTGTTTGGTCGCCACTCCCACTTGCTAGGGTGCAACCATCCGTATGGAAGTTAACTGAGTATATCCAGTCAGTATGACCTTGTAAAGTCTTAAGGCATCTACCAGTGCGAACATCCCAGAGTTTCACTGTTCGGTCATGACTACCACTAGCTAATACATGACTGTCAGGACTGAAGGTAACTGACCATGTTCTACCACTATGTTCTCGTAAAGTATTGAGGCATTGACCAGTGGTAACATCCCATATTCTTATTGTTTGGTCATCGCTACCACTGGCCAAAAAATAGCTGTCGCTACTAAAAGTAATTGATGTAACTCGATTAATATGCCCTTTCAGTATTTTAAGACATTTACTAGTACTTAGATTCCATAACCTTACAGTTTGGTCTTCGCTGCCACTAGCAAGCAAGTGAGAATCAGGGACAAAGACAACTGATGTGACTCTCCTACCATGTCCCCGTAAAGTTCTGAGACATTTACCAGTCGTAACATCCCAAAGTGTAACTGTTTGGTCATTACTACCACTGGCAAGAATATTATTATCGGTTGGGCTGACAGCAACTGACCATATCCCATTGTTGTAACCCTGGAAAGTCTTAATGCATCGACCAGTGCTGATATTCCATAATTTTACCGTTT encodes:
- a CDS encoding ScyA-related TPP-binding enzyme — encoded protein: MDVKFQDTQANTTEKLNSTKQLFDSKPTVNFSVAEAVVKILGDMGVQYAFGVSGGAIAPVWAALHQSSIQVLHFRHEAGAAFAAIEAHFASDRPVVVFTTTGPGITNALTGLLAARWEGAKVIFVSASTSSPQRGRWACQETSNYTMPSAGIFTSGTIFHYATTLESSDELPEVARRIALGLGQPGGFVAHLSIPANIQTSSVNPSLPRVTLSQSAATASEETIAKCVHLLSEESFAIWIGFGARGAAKEIRQLAERTGAGVMCSPRAKGIFPEDHPQFVGVTGFGGHESVFRYMREQRPRHILVLGTRLGELTSFWNPEMIPRRSFLHVDIDPKVPGSAYPSVETFAIHSDVGVFCKALLKYFPDRSGMSKVRSLPKSKRNSIHPRANGKVRPDVLMNMIQQVIVEQSNAVVMTEVGNSLVWAIHLLRFAESSRFRVSTGFGSMGHFVTGVLGTALASNGKAVAIVGDGAMLMSSEVNTAVAYQIPVVWIVLNDGRYNMCEQGMAYLGFKDVDATIPQANFVKIAQGMGAEGIRVETEYEIQAALEKAIAATGPFVVDVIIDHTQIAPAQSRNQSLISQGATNY
- a CDS encoding SGNH/GDSL hydrolase family protein; amino-acid sequence: MQRQIITTGFLLLSLISPLKVLAKDYENIYVFGDSLSDIGNVFNATNGIIPPSPTYSNGRFSNGPIWVDYLASDLGLTLNLNNNFAFGGATTGTENIGLATLPGLQQQINNFVAAETADPNALYIIWAGTNDYLSYFFDGEPNPSNTVANLSTALTSLVADGARDIMVVNLPDLGKSPFANFTSQRSNLFNTFSSEHNSSLNTELQVLNQQLSPDVNIIELNVNSLFDRIIAAPEEFGFTNVTNSCISKDLSVVFIDVPTQQVSCNPEEFLFWDEVHPTTTAHKLIGELAFSALKPVPVPEPSLGLGMLAYSILGAVSLLKSRITN
- a CDS encoding 3-oxoacyl-ACP synthase III family protein — translated: MVHSPVGIRSVALSFPTIRRTNNYYLEKYPELIAQAEQKGLARMFSLTGTPPANEFDMEMLPYLSDPFRGTIERWLLSHEESSLTLEYRAATDALNAAKLSVNDIDLMIVASVWPEQIGFGNAAFLARKLGLVGAAWNLDGTCGSTPVALQTACALVRSGDYRNVLVVISCSYSRVFDEQDTVSWFLGDGAGAFVVSSLEGNQGILGTKTVHTGALCEVVSAELTKDEQGNSRFRMQTGKGAKALRETAAEFLSICCEGAIASAGVTLEQIDFFLFNTPTAWMTRFCTRLLGIDPERTINLYPLYANIGPVLTVANLYHAAHLGKIHENDLVLIYGSGAAGVASASVMRWGNVALAPHPLESFKLAKKAL